A single region of the Jaculus jaculus isolate mJacJac1 chromosome 15, mJacJac1.mat.Y.cur, whole genome shotgun sequence genome encodes:
- the Tbxa2r gene encoding thromboxane A2 receptor, with protein MWANGSSPGPCFRPMNITLEERRLIASPWFAASFCTVGLASNLLALSVLAGARQSGGVSARSSFLTFLCGLVLTDFLGLLITGAIVVAQHAALFDWQAVDPSCRLCHFMGVAMVFFGLCPLLLGVTMASERYVGITRPFSRPRVTSLHRAWATVALVWVVALGLGLLPLLGLGHYTVQYPGSWCFLTLGTEPGDVAFGLLFALLGSLSVGLSFFLNTVSVATLCRVYHDREAAQQRPRDCEVEMMVQLVGIMVVASVCWMPLLVFIAQTLLQTPPVMSPSGQLVRATEHQLLIFLRVATWNQILDPWVYILFRRAVLRRLQPRVSTRPRALSLRPSLAQDVLREP; from the exons ATGTGGGCCAATGGCAGTTCTCCGGGACCCTGCTTCCGGCCGATGAACATTACCCTGGAGGAGCGGAGACTCATCGCCTCACCCTGGTTCGCAGCTTCCTTCTGCACAGTGGGCCTGGCCTCCAACCTGCTGGCCCTGAGCGTGCTGGCGGGCGCACGGCAGAGCGGAGGGGTGTCCGCCCGTTCttctttcctcaccttcctctGCGGCCTGGTCCTCACAGACTTCCTGGGGCTGCTCATCACTGGGGCCATCGTGGTGGCCCAGCATGCCGCCCTCTTTGACTGGCAGGCTGTGGACCCTAGCTGCAGGCTCTGTCATTTCATGGGGGTGGCCATGGTCTTTTTTGGACTGTGCCCACTGCTGCTGGGGGTCACCATGGCCTCAGAGCGCTATGTGGGTATCACCCGGCCTTTCTCCCGTCCCAGGGTCACCTCCCTGCACCGTGCCTGGGCCACGGTGGCGCTGGTGTGGGTGGTAGCCCTGGGACTGGGCCTGTTACCTCTCTTGGGCCTCGGCCACTACACTGTCCAGTACCCTGGTTCCTGGTGTTTCTTAACCCTGGGCACCGAGCCTGGCGATGTGGCCTTCGGGCTACTGTTCGCGCTGCTGGGCAGCCTGTCAGTGGGACTGTCTTTCTTCCTCAACACCGTCAGTGTGGCCACCCTCTGCCGTGTCTACCACGATCGTGAGGCTGCCCAGCAGCGCCCACGGGACTGCGAAGTAGAGATGATGGTCCAGCTCGTGGGCATTATGGTGGTAGCCAGTGTGTGCTGGATGCCTTTGCTG GTCTTCATCGCCCAGACCCTGCTGCAGACACCTCCAGTCATGAGTCCCTCGGGGCAGCTGGTCAGGGCCACAGAACATCAGCTGCTCATTTTCCTGCGTGTGGCCACCTGGAACCAGATTTTGGACCCATGGGTCTACATTCTCTTCCGCCGGGCTGTACTGAGGCGTCTGCAACCACGTGTCAGCACGCGGCCCCGGGCACTGTCCCTTCGACCATCCCTTGCCCAGGACGTGCTCAGGGAGCCCTGA
- the Gipc3 gene encoding PDZ domain-containing protein GIPC3, with protein MASAEPRAPPAEPRAPPAEPRARPRLVFRTQLAHGSPTGRIEGFTNVRELYAKIAEAFGIAPTEILFCTLNSHKVDMQKLLGGQIGLEDFIFAHVRGETKEVEVTKTEDALGLTITDNGAGYAFIKRIKEGSVINRTEAVCVGDSIEAINDHSIVGCRHYEVAKMLRELPKSQPFTLRLVQPKRAFDMIGQRSRSKCATEAKVTSGRETLRLRSGGTATVEEAPSDFEEEASRKVDDLLESYMGIRDPELASTMVETSKKTASVQAFAHCLDSVLGEFAFPDEFVVEVWAAIVEAREACG; from the exons ATGGCGAGCGCCGAGCCCCGCGCGCCCCCCGCCGAGCCCCGCGCGCCCCCCGCCGAGCCCCGCGCGCGCCCGCGCCTCGTGTTCCGCACGCAGCTGGCGCACGGCAGCCCGACCGGCCGGATCGAAGGCTTCACCAACGTCCGCGAGCTCTACGCCAAGATCGCCGAGGCCTTCGGCATTGCGCCCACCGAG ATCTTATTCTGCACCCTCAACAGTCACAAGGTAGATATGCAGAAATTATTGGGGGGACAGATAGGGCTGGAAGACTTCATCTTTGCCCATGTGCGCGGTGAGACCAAGGAGGTTGAAGTCACCAAAACTGAGGATGCGCTGGGACTGACCATCACAGACAACGGTGCTGGCTATGCCTTCATCAAG AGGATCAAGGAAGGCAGTGTCATCAATAGGACTGAGGCCGTGTGCGTGGGTGACAGCATCGAGGCCATCAATGACCACTCTATCGTGGGGTGCCGTCACTACGAGGTGGCCAAAATGCTCCGGGAGCTGCCCAAGTCTCAGCCCTTCACCCTGCGCCTGGTGCAGCCCAAGAGAGCCTTCG ATATGATTGGCCAGAGAAGCCGGAGCAAGTGTGCAACAGAAGCGAAGGTGACCAGTGGCAGGGAGACCCTGCGGCTTCGTTCTGGGGGCACCGCCACAGTGGAGGAAGCC CCCAGTGACTTTGAGGAGGAGGCATCTCGGAAGGTCGATGATCTGTTGGAAAGTTACATGGGCATTCGGGACCCCGAGCTGG CGTCCACCATGGTGGAGACATCCAAGAAGACAGCGAGCGTGCAGGCGTTTGCTCACTGTTTAGACTCCGTCTTGGGCGAGTTCGCCTTCCCAGACGAATTTGTGGTGGAGGTGTGGGCAGCCATCGTGGAGGCCCGCGAGGCATGTGGCTAG
- the Hmg20b gene encoding SWI/SNF-related matrix-associated actin-dependent regulator of chromatin subfamily E member 1-related, which translates to MSHGPKQPGAATAPVGSKAPGQHGGFVVAVKQERGEGPRPGEKGSQEEEPVKKRGWPKGKKRKKILPNGPKAPVTGYVRFLNERREHIRTRHPDLPFPEITKMLGAEWSKLQPAEKQRYLDEAEKEKQQYLKELRAYQQSEAYKVCSEKIQEKKIKKEDSGSGLMNTLLNGHKGGDCDGFSTFDVPIFTEEFLDQNKAREAELRRLRKMNVAFEEQNAVLQRHTQSMSSARERLERELALEERRTLALQQQLQAVRQALTASFASLPVPGTGETPTLGTLDFYMARLHGAIERDPAQHERLIARIKEILAQVASEHL; encoded by the exons ATGTCCCACGGTCCCAAGCAGCCAGGCGCGGCCACCGC GCCCGTAGGGAGCAAggctccaggccagcatgggggCTTCGTGGTGGCTGTCAAGCAGGAGCGCGGAGAGGGCCCTCGGCCTGGAGAGAAGGGatcccaggaggaggag CCCGTGAAGAAGCGTGGCTGGCCCAAAGGCAAGAAGCGGAAGAAGATTCTGCCCAATGGGCCCAAGGCCCCGGTCACCGGCTACGTACGCTTCCTGAATGAGCGGCGGGAGCACATACGTACACGCCACCCCGACCTTCCCTTTCCCGAGATCACCAAGATGCTGGGCGCAGAGTGGAGCAAGCTGCAGCCAGCCGAGAAGCAG AGGTACCTGGATGAGGCCGAAAAGGAGAAGCAGCAGTACTTGAAGGAACTGCGGGCGTATCAGCAGTCGGAGGCCTACAAGGTGTGCTCGGAGAAAATTCAGGAAAAGAAGATTAAGAAAG AGGACTCTGGCTCTGGCCTCATGAACACACTCTTGAATGGACACAAG GGCGGGGACTGCGATGGCTTCTCCACCTTCGACGTCCCCATCTTCACTGAAGAGTTTCTGGACCAAAACAAAG CGCGCGAGGCGGAGCTGCGACGCCTGCGGAAGATGAACGTGGCCTTCGAGGAGCAGAACGCGGTGCTGCAGCGGCACACGCAGAGCATGAGCAGCGCGCGCGAGCGCCTGGAGCGGGAGCTGGCGCTGGAGGAGCGCCGCACCTTGGCgctccagcagcagctgcaggccgtGCGCCAGGCGCTCACCGCCAGCTTCGCCTCGCTGCCCGTGCCCG GCACCGGCGAGACGCCGACGCTAGGCACGCTAGACTTCTACATGGCGCGGCTGCACGGCGCCATCGAGCGCGACCCGGCGCAGCACGAGCGGCTCATCGCGCGCATCAAGGAGATCCTGGCGCAGGTGGCCAG TGAGCACCTGTGA